The following proteins are encoded in a genomic region of Kosakonia oryzae:
- a CDS encoding helix-turn-helix domain-containing protein has translation MPSAEKRSAVVFPRNQKILQQLGENITLACKRRKLTQTMLSKRTGLSRITIRKIQQGDPGVSLGHYVAVLAVLGLVEDFLDVAKDDELGRKLQDIELLRKKGEAH, from the coding sequence ATGCCATCAGCTGAAAAACGTAGTGCGGTTGTCTTTCCCCGTAACCAAAAGATTCTCCAGCAGTTAGGTGAAAACATCACGCTTGCCTGCAAGCGCAGAAAACTCACCCAAACCATGCTTTCTAAACGCACGGGGTTAAGCCGCATAACTATCCGCAAAATCCAACAGGGCGATCCTGGCGTGTCGCTTGGGCACTATGTGGCCGTGCTTGCTGTTCTTGGACTGGTCGAAGATTTTCTTGATGTGGCAAAGGATGATGAGTTGGGGCGCAAGTTGCAGGATATTGAACTTTTAAGGAAGAAAGGAGAAGCACATTGA
- a CDS encoding ATP-dependent Clp protease proteolytic subunit, which translates to MHFINSNDEDDKKEEKGGNASQLMQQKLLDARSIIISGEINQALTEKVVTQLLLLQGISDAPIKIYLNSQGGHVEAADTIHDMIKFITPEVHIIGTGWVASAGITIFLAAKKEHRYALPNTRFMIHQPLGGVRGQASDIEIEAKEIIRTLERVNQLIANATGQPVEKVKQDTDRNYWMNTKEAIDYGIVSRVVKSYSDLNLD; encoded by the coding sequence ATGCACTTTATTAACAGCAACGATGAAGACGATAAAAAAGAAGAGAAGGGCGGCAACGCTTCACAACTGATGCAGCAAAAGCTGCTGGACGCCCGCTCCATCATTATCTCCGGCGAGATCAACCAGGCGCTGACCGAGAAAGTGGTCACCCAGCTTCTGCTGTTGCAGGGCATCAGCGACGCGCCGATCAAGATCTATCTCAACAGCCAGGGCGGTCACGTCGAAGCGGCCGATACCATTCACGACATGATTAAGTTCATCACCCCGGAAGTGCACATTATCGGCACCGGCTGGGTGGCCAGCGCCGGGATCACCATCTTCCTTGCGGCGAAAAAAGAGCACCGCTACGCGCTGCCGAACACCCGTTTTATGATCCATCAGCCGCTGGGCGGCGTACGGGGTCAGGCGAGCGATATTGAGATTGAAGCCAAAGAGATCATCCGCACGCTGGAACGCGTTAACCAGCTGATCGCCAATGCAACCGGTCAGCCGGTCGAAAAAGTGAAGCAGGATACCGATCGTAACTACTGGATGAACACCAAAGAGGCGATCGACTACGGCATCGTTTCCCGCGTGGTGAAATCCTACAGCGACCTTAACCTCGATTGA
- a CDS encoding DUF1176 domain-containing protein has product MNSGIRAALVMAATLSTPALAEQSGISFDHKDWEVVCDNTLTCRAAGYSAEEEASGSVLITRKAGPGTPVTVDVVLAEMDADETAPQAALSLWIDGKSQGEIATEDNDTWRLSDAQAQSMIDAVKGSAKVEFKGAAKPFVLSGDGAYAVLLKFDDVQGRVGTPGALSKKGDKAENTVTPAVAAPVIQAAKVESGEDRALTAAEVNALKPRLLAALPENNECEGLASPQEPAIDGDNDVTLTPLDRKHVLISALCWRGAYNEGYGYWVLDKALKGNPQFITNSASDYADGIISLGQRGRGIGDCWASAEWVWDGETFRKSSESTTGMCRYIRAGGTWDLPEFVTEVKEAQ; this is encoded by the coding sequence ATGAACAGTGGTATCAGAGCGGCGCTGGTGATGGCAGCGACGCTGAGTACGCCAGCGCTGGCGGAGCAGTCGGGCATCTCGTTTGATCATAAAGACTGGGAAGTGGTGTGCGACAACACGCTCACCTGCCGCGCAGCGGGTTACAGCGCGGAAGAAGAAGCCAGCGGATCGGTACTGATCACCCGTAAAGCCGGGCCGGGCACGCCGGTTACCGTGGATGTGGTGCTGGCGGAGATGGATGCGGATGAAACCGCGCCGCAAGCGGCACTCTCGCTGTGGATCGATGGTAAGTCACAGGGCGAAATCGCCACTGAAGATAATGATACCTGGCGCTTATCGGACGCGCAGGCGCAGAGCATGATTGATGCAGTGAAAGGCAGCGCAAAAGTAGAATTCAAAGGCGCGGCAAAACCCTTTGTGCTCTCCGGCGACGGCGCGTATGCGGTGCTGCTGAAATTTGATGATGTGCAGGGACGCGTCGGCACGCCTGGCGCGCTCAGTAAAAAAGGCGATAAAGCCGAAAACACGGTGACGCCTGCGGTGGCCGCGCCGGTCATTCAGGCGGCAAAAGTAGAAAGCGGCGAAGACCGCGCGCTGACCGCAGCGGAAGTTAACGCGCTGAAGCCGCGCCTGCTGGCGGCGCTCCCTGAGAATAACGAGTGCGAAGGTCTTGCATCACCGCAAGAACCGGCCATTGATGGCGATAATGACGTGACGCTAACGCCACTCGACCGTAAGCATGTGCTGATCTCCGCCCTTTGCTGGCGCGGCGCGTACAACGAAGGTTACGGCTATTGGGTGCTGGATAAGGCCTTGAAAGGTAACCCGCAATTTATCACCAACTCGGCGTCCGACTATGCCGACGGCATCATTTCGCTGGGGCAGCGCGGTCGCGGTATCGGTGATTGCTGGGCCTCCGCAGAGTGGGTGTGGGACGGCGAAACCTTCCGTAAAAGCAGCGAATCCACCACCGGCATGTGCCGCTATATCCGCGCGGGCGGCACCTGGGATCTGCCGGAGTTCGTCACCGAGGTGAAAGAGGCGCAGTAA
- a CDS encoding FosA family fosfomycin resistance glutathione transferase translates to MLQGLNHLTLAVSDLARSVDFYHRLLGLKLHARWDNGAYLTCGELWLCLSVDAQREYVPPQRSDYTHYAFSISESDFAGFVARLEQSGVVNWKANKSEGDSWYFLDPDGHKLEAHVGDLAQRLAACREKPYKGMVFFD, encoded by the coding sequence ATGTTGCAGGGGCTCAACCATTTAACACTCGCAGTCAGCGATCTGGCCCGCAGCGTTGATTTTTACCATCGGCTGCTCGGCTTGAAACTGCATGCGCGCTGGGACAACGGCGCTTACCTTACCTGCGGCGAACTGTGGCTGTGTTTGTCGGTGGATGCGCAGCGTGAATATGTTCCGCCGCAGCGCAGCGATTACACCCATTACGCCTTTAGCATTAGCGAAAGCGATTTCGCCGGTTTTGTTGCGCGCCTCGAACAGTCTGGCGTTGTAAACTGGAAAGCCAATAAAAGCGAAGGCGACTCCTGGTATTTTCTCGATCCGGACGGACACAAACTCGAAGCGCACGTCGGTGACCTCGCCCAACGGTTGGCGGCCTGCCGCGAGAAACCCTACAAGGGAATGGTATTTTTTGATTGA
- a CDS encoding type II toxin-antitoxin system HipA family toxin: MMATDVFVFADWQDFAEPGLVGTLRSEVIRNSEHFSFRYDDAWLLSPFVQKVDPDLELYSGEQHSAVSRNFRVFLDSCPDRWGRVLMKRREAILARQQARRPRLLGEIDFLLGVHDFHRQGALRFKRALTGPFLDDNDRLAAPPMASLRELAWAAKQIESNDNRDDAEYLQWLNMLMSPGSSLGGARPKASVRDEKNQLWIAKFPSRYDDYDIAAWEFLTSQLARNAGIEMAECRIERFDREHHTFLTKRFDRTPDTRLHFTSAMTQLGYYDGDYEASYLELAQFLTERGARSREDLSQLWRRIVFNIAVSNNDDHLRNHGFIFQNGGWILSPAYDINPVPDAQGLHLNISDVDNQLDYELAMSVIDFFRLTFAQAKEVMEEVTSSVRKWREIAESMNISRAEQERMAPAFNV; this comes from the coding sequence TTGATGGCGACAGACGTTTTTGTTTTTGCAGACTGGCAGGACTTTGCAGAGCCAGGGCTGGTTGGCACACTGCGTTCGGAAGTGATACGTAATAGCGAGCATTTTAGTTTTCGCTATGATGATGCGTGGCTGCTTTCGCCCTTCGTGCAGAAAGTCGATCCCGATCTTGAGCTTTATTCCGGGGAACAACATAGCGCTGTATCGCGAAACTTTAGAGTGTTTCTTGATTCATGCCCGGATCGCTGGGGGCGGGTATTGATGAAAAGGCGGGAAGCGATTCTCGCCCGCCAGCAAGCGCGTCGCCCCAGGTTGCTGGGAGAAATTGATTTCTTATTGGGAGTGCATGATTTTCACCGTCAGGGAGCTCTACGTTTTAAACGTGCTCTTACGGGTCCCTTCCTCGATGATAACGACCGGCTCGCCGCACCGCCGATGGCCTCGCTGAGAGAGTTAGCATGGGCAGCGAAGCAAATCGAAAGTAATGACAATCGTGACGATGCTGAATACCTGCAATGGCTCAATATGTTGATGTCGCCAGGTTCATCTTTAGGCGGCGCGCGGCCTAAAGCCAGCGTACGTGATGAGAAAAACCAACTGTGGATTGCAAAATTCCCCAGTCGTTATGATGACTATGATATTGCGGCCTGGGAGTTTTTAACTTCACAACTGGCACGGAATGCGGGAATCGAAATGGCGGAATGTCGCATCGAACGCTTTGATCGTGAGCATCATACCTTTTTAACGAAACGCTTTGATCGCACGCCTGATACCCGGCTGCATTTTACATCCGCCATGACGCAACTCGGTTATTACGATGGCGATTACGAAGCTTCATACCTTGAACTGGCGCAGTTCCTGACTGAACGTGGTGCGCGTAGCCGCGAGGACTTGTCTCAACTGTGGCGACGCATCGTTTTTAATATTGCTGTGTCGAATAATGACGATCATCTGCGAAATCATGGCTTTATTTTCCAAAATGGTGGCTGGATTCTTTCTCCGGCTTACGATATCAATCCTGTGCCGGATGCGCAGGGGTTACATCTCAATATCAGTGATGTCGATAATCAACTGGATTATGAACTGGCAATGTCGGTGATTGATTTTTTCCGGCTCACGTTCGCACAAGCCAAAGAAGTGATGGAAGAGGTCACGTCCAGCGTCCGCAAATGGCGTGAGATCGCTGAATCTATGAATATTTCGCGTGCTGAGCAGGAAAGAATGGCTCCAGCATTTAATGTCTGA
- the murQ gene encoding N-acetylmuramic acid 6-phosphate etherase produces the protein MNIDLSGLTTEGRNTASENIDMLDTEAMLRVINSEDQKVAQAVEKVIPAIAQAVDVIVAAFKQGGRLIYCGAGTSGRLGILDASECPPTYGTPREQVVGLIAGGHRAILQAVENAEDSLTLGVDDLKALNFTARDVLVGIAASGRTPYVIAAMKYAQSLNATTVALTCNENSEMARIADIAIVPVVGPEVVTGSSRMKAGTAQKLVLNMLTTGAMIRSGKVYGNLMVDVEATNLKLVQRQINIVMEATGCTRDIAEQALKACGGRCKTAIVMVLGQLSAEQATHLLADNGGFIRQALVDAGIK, from the coding sequence ATGAACATTGATCTATCCGGACTGACCACCGAGGGCCGCAATACCGCCAGTGAAAACATCGATATGCTCGATACCGAAGCGATGCTGCGGGTTATCAACAGTGAAGACCAGAAAGTGGCGCAGGCGGTGGAAAAAGTGATCCCGGCTATCGCGCAGGCGGTGGATGTGATTGTCGCCGCATTTAAACAGGGCGGTCGTTTGATCTATTGCGGCGCGGGCACTTCCGGGCGTCTTGGTATCCTTGATGCCAGCGAATGTCCCCCAACGTACGGAACGCCGCGCGAACAGGTTGTCGGCCTGATTGCTGGTGGTCATCGCGCCATTTTGCAGGCGGTGGAAAACGCCGAAGACAGCCTGACGCTGGGCGTTGACGACCTGAAAGCGCTCAATTTCACCGCGCGCGATGTGCTGGTCGGCATCGCCGCCAGCGGGCGCACGCCGTATGTGATTGCCGCCATGAAATACGCACAAAGCCTGAACGCAACAACCGTGGCGCTCACCTGTAATGAAAACAGCGAAATGGCGCGCATCGCCGATATTGCGATTGTGCCAGTGGTGGGCCCGGAAGTGGTGACCGGCTCCTCGCGTATGAAAGCGGGTACCGCGCAGAAACTGGTGCTCAATATGCTGACCACCGGCGCAATGATCCGCAGCGGCAAAGTCTATGGCAATTTGATGGTGGATGTGGAAGCCACCAACCTGAAGCTGGTGCAGCGTCAGATAAACATTGTGATGGAAGCCACCGGCTGCACCCGCGACATCGCCGAACAGGCGCTGAAGGCCTGCGGCGGGCGCTGCAAAACCGCCATCGTGATGGTGCTGGGACAGCTCAGCGCGGAACAGGCAACACATCTGCTGGCCGATAACGGCGGTTTTATTCGCCAGGCGCTGGTTGATGCGGGGATCAAGTAA
- a CDS encoding aminotransferase-like domain-containing protein produces MTRYQHLATLLAGRIEQGLYRHGEKLPSVRSLSQEHGVSISTVQQAYQVLENLQLITPQPRSGYFVAPSKAKPPIPAMSRPVQRPVDVTQWDEVLTLLEGREDKTLATFGGGAPDISQPTLKPLWREMQRVVQHQIQDVLRYDTLPGRRELREQIARLMLDGGAAITADEIVIASGCHPALSLALLAVCQPGDIIAVESPSYYGTMQLLRGLDIKAIEIPTDAETGISIEALELALEQWPIKGVILVPNCNNPLGFIMPEARKKAVLALAQRHDIVIFEDDIYGELAAVYPRPCTIKSLDIDGRVLLCSSFTKTVAPGLRVGWIAPGRYLDRVLHKKYAAIGTNTPGPQLAMAAFIRDGHYHRHVRRMRQIYQQHLETYTCWVRQYFPCGICVTRPQGGYLLWIELPESVDMVCVSRMLCRLKIQIAPGSLFSASGKYRNCLRLNCALPLTDANREVIKQLGEAIHAALEE; encoded by the coding sequence ATGACCCGCTACCAACATCTGGCTACCCTGCTGGCCGGGCGTATTGAACAAGGTTTATATCGCCACGGCGAAAAGTTGCCCTCAGTGCGCAGCCTCAGCCAGGAGCATGGCGTCAGTATCAGTACCGTGCAGCAGGCTTATCAGGTGCTGGAAAATCTGCAGCTAATCACCCCGCAGCCGCGCTCCGGCTATTTTGTCGCGCCAAGCAAAGCGAAGCCGCCCATCCCGGCGATGTCGCGCCCGGTTCAGCGCCCGGTGGATGTCACGCAGTGGGACGAAGTGCTGACGCTGTTAGAAGGGCGTGAAGACAAAACGCTTGCCACCTTCGGCGGCGGCGCACCGGATATCAGCCAACCGACGCTTAAACCACTGTGGCGGGAAATGCAGCGCGTGGTGCAACATCAAATCCAGGACGTGCTGCGTTACGATACGCTGCCTGGCCGCCGCGAATTACGCGAGCAGATCGCCCGCTTGATGCTGGATGGCGGTGCGGCCATCACCGCTGATGAAATTGTGATCGCCAGCGGTTGCCACCCCGCGCTGTCGCTGGCGCTGCTGGCCGTCTGCCAGCCGGGCGATATTATCGCGGTTGAATCGCCTTCTTATTACGGCACCATGCAGTTGCTGCGCGGGCTGGATATTAAAGCCATTGAAATTCCGACCGATGCGGAAACCGGCATCAGCATCGAAGCACTGGAGTTAGCGCTGGAACAGTGGCCGATTAAAGGCGTGATCCTGGTACCTAACTGCAATAACCCGCTCGGTTTTATCATGCCGGAAGCGCGCAAAAAGGCGGTGCTGGCGCTGGCGCAACGTCATGACATTGTGATTTTTGAAGATGATATTTACGGCGAGCTGGCGGCAGTTTATCCGCGCCCTTGCACCATCAAATCGCTGGATATCGATGGCCGCGTGCTGCTGTGCAGCTCCTTTACCAAAACCGTAGCGCCGGGTTTGCGGGTGGGCTGGATTGCGCCAGGACGTTATCTCGACCGGGTGTTGCACAAAAAATATGCCGCTATCGGCACCAACACGCCCGGCCCACAACTGGCGATGGCGGCGTTTATCCGCGATGGCCACTATCACCGCCATGTGCGCCGTATGCGTCAGATTTACCAACAGCATCTGGAAACGTACACCTGCTGGGTGCGCCAGTATTTTCCCTGCGGGATCTGCGTGACGCGCCCGCAGGGCGGCTATCTGCTGTGGATCGAGCTGCCGGAAAGTGTGGATATGGTTTGCGTTTCCCGCATGCTTTGCCGTCTGAAAATCCAGATTGCGCCCGGTTCGCTGTTCTCCGCTTCCGGCAAGTACCGAAACTGCCTGCGGCTGAACTGCGCCTTGCCGCTCACCGATGCAAACCGTGAAGTCATCAAACAGTTAGGAGAAGCGATTCACGCCGCGCTGGAGGAGTAA
- the murP gene encoding PTS N-acetylmuramic acid transporter subunit IIBC, translating to MAKISEQLIATIIEKVGGKENINTCGNCMTRLRLTLRDDSRVETESLKALPGVLGVVNSDDQLQIIVGPGKAQTAAEMLNTMIGGHAAPVEAASLKSIASDTKQQMKAKQTSGVHQFLAKFATIFTPLIPGFIAAGMLLGFATLIEQSLLLNAAEKNTTVAHLVGYMKVFGKGLFTFLPILIGYNAQKAFGGSGVNGAIIAALFVLGYDPKATVGYFSGIDNFFGMGIDPRGNIIGVLIAAILGAWIERQIRKVVPDNLDMILTSLLTLLITGALAFVVIMPIGGELFKGMSWLFLHLNGNPFGCAVLAGLFLIAVVFGVHQGFIPVYFALMDAQGFNSLFPILAMAGGGQVGAALALYFRSAPHSVLRNQVRGAIIPGLLGVGEPLIYAVTLPRVKPFVTACIGGACGGFFIGTVAWFGLPVGLNTVFGPSGLVALPLMTSGQGIYAGMAVYAAGVVIAYLCGFIATWLFGHKNVDLS from the coding sequence ATGGCCAAAATCAGCGAACAACTGATCGCGACAATTATCGAAAAGGTCGGCGGTAAGGAGAATATCAATACCTGCGGCAACTGTATGACGCGCCTGCGCCTGACGCTCCGCGACGATTCACGGGTGGAGACAGAGAGCCTGAAAGCCCTGCCCGGCGTACTGGGCGTGGTGAACAGCGACGATCAATTGCAGATCATCGTCGGCCCTGGCAAAGCGCAAACCGCAGCGGAAATGCTGAACACAATGATCGGCGGCCACGCCGCGCCCGTAGAAGCTGCATCGCTGAAAAGCATCGCCAGCGACACCAAGCAGCAAATGAAAGCGAAGCAGACCAGCGGCGTGCATCAGTTTCTGGCGAAGTTCGCCACCATCTTTACGCCGCTGATTCCGGGTTTTATCGCCGCCGGGATGCTGCTGGGTTTTGCCACTTTAATCGAGCAAAGCCTGCTGCTCAACGCGGCAGAGAAGAACACAACCGTGGCGCACCTCGTCGGCTATATGAAGGTTTTTGGTAAAGGCCTGTTCACCTTCCTGCCGATTCTGATTGGCTACAACGCGCAAAAAGCCTTTGGCGGCAGCGGCGTTAACGGCGCCATTATTGCCGCGCTGTTCGTGCTGGGTTATGACCCGAAAGCCACGGTCGGTTATTTCTCCGGTATCGATAACTTCTTCGGCATGGGCATTGATCCGCGCGGCAACATTATCGGCGTGCTGATCGCCGCGATCCTCGGCGCGTGGATCGAACGTCAGATCCGCAAGGTGGTGCCGGATAATCTCGACATGATCCTCACTTCGCTGCTGACGCTACTTATCACCGGCGCGCTGGCGTTTGTGGTGATTATGCCGATTGGCGGCGAGCTGTTTAAAGGCATGTCGTGGCTGTTCCTGCACCTCAACGGCAACCCGTTTGGCTGCGCGGTGCTGGCGGGCCTGTTTCTTATCGCCGTGGTGTTTGGCGTTCATCAGGGGTTTATTCCGGTTTACTTCGCACTGATGGATGCGCAGGGTTTCAACTCGCTGTTCCCCATTCTGGCGATGGCAGGCGGTGGCCAGGTGGGTGCTGCGCTGGCGCTCTATTTCCGCTCGGCGCCACATTCGGTGCTGCGTAACCAGGTGCGCGGGGCGATCATTCCCGGCCTGCTGGGCGTAGGTGAACCGCTGATTTACGCGGTGACCTTACCGCGCGTGAAACCTTTCGTCACCGCCTGTATCGGCGGCGCGTGCGGGGGATTTTTTATTGGCACCGTCGCGTGGTTTGGCTTGCCGGTCGGCCTGAATACGGTGTTTGGCCCTTCCGGGCTGGTGGCGCTCCCGCTGATGACCTCCGGCCAGGGCATTTACGCCGGGATGGCGGTCTACGCGGCAGGCGTCGTCATCGCTTATCTGTGCGGTTT
- a CDS encoding DUF1127 domain-containing protein codes for MEFFENRHKSPFSGFIFLWRKFQALRLRWQTRKILRALSDEQLKDLGLRREELG; via the coding sequence ATGGAATTCTTTGAAAATCGACACAAAAGCCCTTTTAGCGGGTTTATTTTTCTCTGGCGCAAGTTTCAGGCGCTGCGCTTACGCTGGCAAACGCGCAAGATTTTGCGTGCCTTAAGCGACGAACAGCTTAAAGACCTCGGGTTGCGTCGTGAAGAGCTGGGTTAA
- a CDS encoding FliA/WhiG family RNA polymerase sigma factor, giving the protein MSLTISESLTPHDEARYISTYLPLVNKVVKQLAWQRNSVMGKDDMQQVALMGLLSSLRRYGHPDTHFSGYAAQRIRGAVLDELRQQDWRPRRLRQKTHKLNDAIREMERELGHTPGFGELNARFALSAEEYQQHRLLDTASEVESLDALPVGEATPAALDSRLLEDEEVLSRTLRDAIASLDGREQKIFALYYQHEMSQKEIAQLLGLTEARVCQLNKAISQKIQRFLAQ; this is encoded by the coding sequence ATGAGTTTGACAATTTCAGAAAGCCTGACGCCGCATGATGAAGCGCGCTATATCAGCACTTACTTACCGCTGGTGAATAAAGTGGTCAAACAGTTGGCCTGGCAGCGAAATAGCGTAATGGGCAAAGACGATATGCAGCAAGTTGCCCTGATGGGATTGCTTTCCTCTTTGCGCCGTTATGGGCATCCGGATACGCACTTTTCAGGTTATGCCGCACAGCGTATTCGTGGCGCAGTACTGGATGAATTACGTCAGCAGGACTGGCGTCCTCGCCGCCTGCGGCAAAAGACGCACAAACTCAACGATGCTATTCGTGAAATGGAGCGCGAGCTGGGCCATACACCAGGGTTTGGCGAACTGAATGCGCGCTTTGCCTTAAGCGCAGAAGAGTATCAACAGCATCGTCTGCTCGACACGGCCAGCGAAGTGGAGAGCCTTGATGCGCTGCCTGTCGGTGAAGCGACGCCGGCCGCGCTGGATAGCCGCCTGCTGGAAGATGAAGAGGTGCTCAGCCGGACATTGCGCGACGCGATAGCGAGCCTCGACGGGCGTGAACAGAAGATCTTTGCGCTCTATTACCAGCATGAAATGAGCCAGAAAGAGATAGCCCAGCTCCTTGGCCTGACGGAAGCACGGGTTTGCCAGCTTAACAAGGCGATAAGTCAGAAGATTCAGCGCTTTTTAGCGCAATAA